The proteins below come from a single Argentina anserina chromosome 1, drPotAnse1.1, whole genome shotgun sequence genomic window:
- the LOC126782602 gene encoding probable sugar phosphate/phosphate translocator At2g25520, with amino-acid sequence MALSDGVVKKVLLSYAYVAIWIFLSFTVIVYNKYILDRKLYNWPFPISLTMIHMAFCSSLAYLLVKVLKLVEPVSMSRDLYLRSVVPIGALYALSLWFSNSAYIFLSVSFIQMLKALMPVAVYSIGILVKKDPFKSDTMVNMLSISLGVAVAAYGEAKFNSWGVSLQLLAVVFEATRLVLIQILLNAKGISLNPITSLYYVAPCCFAFLCIPWIAVEFPVLKETSSFHFDFVIFGTNSLCAFALNLAVFLLVGKTSALTMNVAGVVKDWLLIAFSWSVIKDTVTPINLIGYLIAFFGVAYYNHAKLQALKAAEAQKKAHQDNVEAGKLLEERDEDGKKNETQD; translated from the coding sequence ATGGCGCTCTCCGACGGTGTCGTCAAGAAGGTCCTCCTCTCCTACGCCTACGTGGCCATCTGGATCTTCCTCAGCTTCACCGTCATCGTCTACAACAAGTACATCCTCGACCGCAAGCTCTACAACTGGCCCTTCCCCATCTCCCTCACCATGATCCACATGGCCTTCTGCTCCTCCCTCGCCTACCTCCTCGTCAAGGTCCTcaagctcgtcgagcccgtctcCATGTCACGTGACCTCTACCTCCGCTCCGTCGTCCCCATCGGCGCCCTCTACGCCCTCTCCCTCTGGTTCTCCAACTCCGCATACATCTTCCTCTCCGTCTCCTTCATCCAGATGCTCAAGGCCCTCATGCCCGTCGCCGTCTACTCCATCGGCATCCTCGTAAAGAAAGACCCCTTCAAGTCCGACACCATGGTCAACATGCTCTCCATCTCCCTCGGCGTCGCCGTCGCCGCCTACGGCGAGGCCAAGTTCAACTCCTGGGGCGTCAGCCTCCAGCTCCTCGCCGTCGTCTTCGAGGCCACCAGGCTCGTCCTGATCCAGATCCTCCTCAATGCCAAGGGAATCAGCCTGAACCCGATCACCTCTCTCTACTACGTCGCGCCTTGCTGCTTTGCGTTCCTCTGCATCCCCTGGATCGCCGTCGAGTTCCCGGTTCTGAAGGAAACGTCCAGCTTCCATTTCGATTTCGTCATTTTCGGCACCAATTCGCTCTGTGCGTTCGCGCTGAACCTGGCTGTGTTCTTGCTGGTGGGGAAGACGTCGGCGCTGACGATGAACGTGGCTGGGGTGGTGAAGGACTGGCTGCTGATCGCGTTCTCGTGGTCGGTGATTAAGGATACTGTGACGCCCATCAATCTGATAGGGTATCTGATTGCGTTTTTCGGGGTGGCGTATTACAATCATGCTAAGCTGCAGGCGCTGAAGGCCGCCGAGGCGCAGAAGAAGGCGCACCAGGACAATGTGGAGGCTGGGAAGCTGTTGGAGGAGAGGGACGAGGATGGGAAGAAGAACGAGACTCAGGATTGA
- the LOC126788234 gene encoding protein NRT1/ PTR FAMILY 6.2-like, producing the protein MEEKMSWTAADALDYKGFPADKSRTGGWVAAVLILGIEISERLSTMGIAVNLVTYLVDTMHLPSSTSANIVTDFIGTSFLLCLLGGFFADSFLGRYKTIAIFASIQTLGIVALAISVKLPQLRPPHCDITAANNNCKQADEFQMGFLYLALYIIALGIGGLKSSVSGFGTDQFDEKDDKEKAQMAYFFNRFFFFISTGTLMAVTVLVYIQDQVDRSLAYGICSISFVIAILVFLSGTKRYRYKKSTGSPIVQIFQVIMAAIRKRKMPLPLDIALLYENYPEASRIAHTDQFCFLDKAAIATEEDFERNAPAGSVPNPWKLCSVTRVEEVKMMVKLLPIWATTIMFWTIYAQMLTFSVEQASTMERSIGKFQIPAGSLTVFFVLAILITLAFNDRVIMPVWKKFKGQPGFTNLQRIAIGLVLSTLGMAAAAVTERKRLSVAKEMRAMSTGPLPISVYLLIPQFFLVGSGEAFIYTGQLDFFITQSPKGMKTMSTGLFLSTLALGFFVSSFLVSIVRRVTGSKDGQGWLADNINRGKLDYFYALLSVLSFINFVAYLVCGRWYKPRKHTKTSNGFSAEDRC; encoded by the exons ATG GAGGAGAAAATGAGTTGGACTGCCGCTGATGCTCTGGACTATAAAGGGTTTCCTGCTGATAAGTCCAGAACTGGCGGTTGGGTTGCCGCCGTGCTAATACTAG GAATTGAAATATCTGAAAGGCTATCAACTATGGGAATAGCAGTAAACCTGGTGACGTACCTAGTTGATACAATGCATTTGCCAAGCTCAACTTCAGCAAATATTGTCACAGACTTCATAGGCACATCCTTCCTCCTATGCTTGCTGGGAGGCTTCTTTGCGGATTCCTTTCTTGGCAGATACAAGACCATTGCAATCTTTGCTTCAATACAAACATTG GGCATAGTTGCATTAGCGATATCAGTAAAATTGCCGCAGCTGCGCCCACCTCATTGTGACATAACTGCTGCCAACAACAACTGCAAACAAGCCGATGAATTTCAAATGGGATTTCTTTACTTGGctttatatataattgcatTAGGGATTGGTGGGCTGAAATCAAGTGTTTCAGGATTTGGAACTGATCAATTTGATGAGAAAGATGACAAAGAGAAAGCGCAGATGGCCTATTTCTTCAAtagatttttcttcttcattagCACTGGAACTTTGATGGCAGTCACTGTCCTTGTCTACATACAAGACCAAGTGGACAGAAGCTTGGCCTATGGAATATGTTCCATTTCATTTGTGATAGCCATCTTGGTGTTTCTTTCAGGGACCAAGAGATACAGATATAAGAAAAGCACTGGAAGTCCCATAGTTCAAATTTTTCAGGTTATCATGGCTGCTATAAGGAAGAGAAAGATGCCACTTCCACTCGACATTGCTTTGTTGTATGAGAATTATCCTGAGGCTTCAAGAATTGCTCACACTGATCAGTTCTG TTTCTTggacaaggcagctattgcgACAGAAGAAGATTTTGAGCGAAACGCACCTGCAGGTTCTGTTCCAAACCCATGGAAGTTATGCTCAGTTACAAGAGTGGAGGAGGTGAAAATGATGGTCAAACTACTCCCAATATGGGCCACAACCATCATGTTTTGGACAATATACGCACAGATGCTCACCTTCTCAGTAGAACAAGCATCCACCATGGAGAGATCTATTGGAAAGTTTCAAATCCCGGCCGGCTCTCTAACAGTCTTCTTTGTGCTAGCCATATTGATCACACTGGCTTTTAACGACCGTGTCATTATGCCTGTTTGGAAGAAATTCAAAGGCCAACCAG GTTTCACCAATTTACAGAGAATTGCAATTGGTCTTGTCCTATCGACTCTTGGAATGGCAGCGGCTGCAGTGACCGAGAGGAAGCGATTATCAGTGGCTAAAGAAATGAGAGCTATGAGTACAGGTCCTCTGCCGATTAGTGTGTACTTGTTAATCCCACAGTTCTTCCTGGTGGGTTCTGGTGAAGCTTTCATCTACACTGGCCAGCTTGATTTCTTTATCACCCAGTCACCAAAAGGAATGAAAACTATGAGCACAGGACTCTTCCTGAGCACTTTAGCACTAGGCTTCTTCGTCAGTAGCTTCTTGGTATCGATCGTGCGGAGGGTCACCGGAAGCAAAGATGGGCAAGGATGGCTTGCAGACAATATCAACCGTGGAAAGCTTGATTATTTCTATGCGCTTTTGAGCGTTTTAAGTTTCATCAATTTTGTAGCATATCTTGTTTGTGGTAGGTGGTACAAGCCAAGAAAACATACCAAAACATCTAATGGTTTCTCTGCTGAGGATAGGTGCTAG